From the genome of Halorussus caseinilyticus, one region includes:
- a CDS encoding nicotinate phosphoribosyltransferase — protein MSDGFDVVSESAIRDGTATDAYFLRTEETLRAADRNPHVVAEVTRDQFPTGEFDLLAGVKDAANLLSGLSIDADAMREGRLFDGGPVMRIEGDYLDFARFETSLLGFLSHQSGVATAALETRRAAPDSSVLSFGARHVHPAIAPMVERGALVGGLDGFSHVAAGEVLGREASGTMPHALVIAFGDQETAWEAFDEAVAPEVPRIAICDTYSDEKDESIRAAETLGDALDGVRLDTTSSRRGDFRHIVREVRWELDARGYEDVDIFVSGGLGPANLRELRELADGFGVGGYVSNADPLDFALDIVELDGEPVSKRGKLSGVKQAFRTPDGGHHVGLADRADPEGGEALLEPLIRDGEVVRDFDVDEAAERAREDAELVGFREEA, from the coding sequence ATGAGCGACGGGTTCGACGTGGTATCCGAGTCGGCTATCCGCGACGGGACGGCGACCGACGCCTACTTCCTGCGGACCGAAGAGACCCTTCGGGCGGCCGACCGCAACCCGCACGTCGTGGCCGAAGTGACCCGAGACCAGTTTCCGACCGGCGAGTTCGACCTGCTGGCTGGCGTGAAAGACGCCGCCAATCTGCTCTCCGGTCTCTCCATCGACGCGGACGCCATGCGCGAAGGCCGACTGTTCGACGGCGGTCCAGTCATGCGAATCGAGGGTGATTACCTCGACTTCGCCCGGTTCGAGACCTCCCTGCTCGGGTTCCTCTCCCACCAGAGCGGCGTGGCGACGGCGGCGCTCGAAACGCGGCGAGCCGCGCCCGACTCGTCGGTGCTGAGTTTCGGCGCGCGCCACGTCCACCCCGCAATCGCGCCGATGGTCGAACGCGGGGCGCTGGTCGGCGGACTCGACGGCTTCTCGCACGTCGCGGCAGGCGAAGTTCTCGGTCGGGAGGCAAGCGGAACGATGCCCCACGCGCTGGTCATCGCCTTCGGCGACCAAGAGACGGCGTGGGAGGCCTTCGACGAGGCAGTCGCGCCCGAGGTTCCCCGCATCGCCATCTGCGACACCTACTCCGACGAGAAAGACGAGAGCATCCGCGCCGCAGAGACCCTCGGTGACGCCTTAGACGGCGTGCGCCTCGATACGACGAGTTCCCGGCGCGGGGACTTCCGCCACATCGTCCGGGAGGTCCGGTGGGAACTCGACGCTCGGGGCTACGAAGACGTTGACATCTTCGTCAGCGGCGGTCTCGGCCCCGCGAACCTCCGCGAACTCCGGGAACTCGCCGACGGGTTCGGCGTCGGCGGTTACGTCAGCAACGCCGACCCGCTGGACTTCGCGCTCGACATCGTGGAACTCGACGGCGAACCAGTCTCCAAGCGCGGCAAACTCTCGGGCGTGAAGCAGGCGTTCCGGACGCCCGACGGCGGCCACCACGTCGGACTGGCCGACCGCGCCGACCCCGAAGGCGGCGAGGCCCTGCTCGAACCGCTGATTCGAGACGGCGAAGTCGTCCGGGACTTCGACGTGGACGAGGCGGCCGAGCGCGCCCGCGAGGACGCCGAGCTGGTCGGATTCCGAGAAGAAGCGTAG
- a CDS encoding TIGR00296 family protein, producing the protein MAQAQAVTLSYEDGTRAVELARESVESYVINGQREQPGSMREAFYARTGVFVRLSSTRGRGRLRGCDGAYEGTDQLGHLIVDSAISAASDTSCGSEVEEAELPNLKISVCVVRETEFTEDPIEDIELGTHGVAIEGRGEQAWMYPTLPIENGWSVFEYLDRTCRKAGLPKGAWEDDDVMVTLFDGQVFSEREPEGTVEEL; encoded by the coding sequence ATGGCACAGGCTCAGGCAGTGACTCTTTCCTACGAGGATGGTACGCGGGCCGTAGAACTCGCACGCGAATCCGTCGAATCCTACGTCATCAACGGGCAACGCGAACAACCGGGGAGCATGCGCGAGGCGTTCTACGCTCGGACCGGCGTGTTCGTTCGGCTCTCGTCCACGCGAGGACGCGGCCGACTCCGGGGGTGCGACGGTGCCTACGAAGGCACCGACCAACTCGGCCACCTCATCGTGGACTCGGCCATCAGCGCGGCCAGCGACACCTCGTGTGGCTCCGAAGTGGAGGAAGCAGAGCTTCCGAACCTGAAAATCTCGGTGTGCGTCGTCCGGGAGACGGAGTTCACCGAGGACCCCATCGAAGACATCGAACTCGGCACTCACGGCGTCGCAATCGAGGGCCGCGGCGAGCAAGCGTGGATGTACCCGACGCTTCCAATCGAGAACGGGTGGAGCGTTTTCGAGTACCTCGACCGAACCTGCCGGAAAGCCGGACTCCCGAAGGGCGCGTGGGAAGACGACGACGTGATGGTGACGCTGTTCGACGGACAGGTCTTCAGTGAACGCGAACCGGAAGGGACCGTCGAAGAGCTTTAG
- a CDS encoding heavy metal translocating P-type ATPase, producing the protein MTTDERERTVRLSVPEMDCPSCAGKVSASVERLDGVRDIEPAPTTGTLAVTYDAEATDPEAVRDRVKAAGYAVEGETGTGGELRLSVPEMDCPSCAGKVEKSLDGVDGIESIETRPATGEVLVSGDADRESVVASVESAGYEVADSESDGDGGPDVAGPSDVWKSPRAVKTWVGGVLMLAGLVLEFLVVSADALLFSALGREFHVSAILLLLAAGVAGQEILRNGYYSAKNLSLDIDLLMGVGVLAAVAVGLYFEAATLAVLYSVAELLERFSMDRARNSVRELMDLSPDTATVRRSDGDGGTAEETVPVEEVAVGETVVVRPGEKIPVDGEVLEGTSAVNQAPITGESVPVDKSPGAEVYAGTVNEEGYLEVEATAEADETTLSQVIELVGDAQRDRTDREQFIERFAAYYTPIIVVAALLTAFGPPLLLDGAFREWFVRGLTLLVVACPCAFVISTPVSVVSGVTSAARNGVLVKGGPHLESMGSVEAVAFDKTGTLTAGELAVTDVVALNGNDETDVLRCAHDLERRSEHPLAEAIVEYAHDHGDPHDEEGHDREIENFESLTGKGVRADLGGTTHYAGKPALFSELGFDLEHVHLSTDGGQLAEAADSKCADREDCLDLLADVVPRFQREGKTVVLVGTEDELEGVLAVADEVRPAARETVARLQEFGIETVMLTGDNEGTARAVAEEVGVDEFRAELLPEQKVEAVEELTDRHDSVAMVGDGVNDAPALAAATVGVAMGAAGTDTAIETADIALLGDDLRKVPYLYRLSRKANGVIRQNIWASLAVKAVLAVGAPLGLVSVAMAIVVGDMGMSLGVTGNAMRLARVDPEE; encoded by the coding sequence ATGACCACCGACGAGCGCGAACGGACCGTCCGTCTCTCGGTACCCGAGATGGACTGTCCGTCCTGCGCTGGGAAGGTGTCCGCGAGCGTCGAGCGACTCGACGGCGTGCGCGACATCGAACCGGCACCGACGACCGGCACCCTCGCCGTCACCTACGACGCCGAGGCGACCGACCCGGAGGCGGTCCGTGACCGCGTGAAAGCCGCAGGCTACGCGGTCGAGGGCGAGACCGGAACCGGCGGCGAGCTTCGGCTTTCGGTGCCCGAGATGGACTGTCCGTCCTGCGCCGGAAAAGTCGAGAAGTCACTCGACGGCGTGGACGGCATCGAGAGCATCGAAACCCGACCCGCGACCGGCGAAGTTCTCGTGAGCGGTGACGCCGACCGCGAGAGCGTCGTCGCGTCCGTCGAGAGCGCCGGGTACGAAGTCGCGGACTCCGAAAGCGACGGCGACGGTGGCCCGGACGTGGCGGGACCGAGTGACGTGTGGAAGAGTCCGCGCGCGGTCAAAACGTGGGTGGGCGGCGTCCTGATGCTCGCTGGTCTGGTGCTGGAGTTCCTCGTCGTGAGTGCCGACGCCCTTCTCTTCTCGGCGCTGGGCCGCGAATTCCACGTCTCGGCAATCCTGCTCTTGCTGGCGGCGGGAGTCGCCGGACAGGAGATTCTCCGAAACGGCTACTACTCCGCGAAGAATCTGAGCCTCGACATCGACTTACTGATGGGAGTCGGCGTTCTCGCGGCCGTCGCGGTCGGTCTCTACTTCGAGGCCGCGACCCTCGCAGTCCTCTACAGCGTCGCGGAACTGCTCGAACGCTTCTCGATGGACCGCGCGCGCAACTCGGTCCGAGAGCTGATGGACCTCTCGCCCGACACCGCGACGGTCAGACGGAGCGACGGCGACGGTGGGACGGCCGAGGAAACTGTCCCCGTCGAGGAAGTCGCAGTCGGCGAGACTGTCGTCGTCCGGCCCGGCGAGAAGATTCCGGTGGACGGCGAGGTGCTTGAGGGCACCAGCGCGGTGAATCAGGCACCCATCACGGGCGAGAGCGTCCCCGTAGACAAGTCGCCCGGCGCGGAGGTGTACGCCGGGACCGTCAACGAGGAGGGCTACCTCGAAGTCGAGGCAACCGCCGAGGCCGACGAGACCACCCTCTCGCAGGTCATCGAGTTGGTCGGCGACGCCCAGCGCGACCGGACCGACCGCGAGCAGTTCATCGAGCGGTTCGCGGCCTACTACACGCCGATAATCGTCGTCGCGGCCCTGCTGACCGCCTTCGGGCCGCCGCTCCTGCTCGACGGTGCCTTCCGCGAGTGGTTCGTCCGCGGACTGACCCTGTTGGTGGTGGCGTGCCCCTGTGCGTTCGTCATCTCGACGCCGGTGTCGGTCGTCTCGGGCGTCACTAGCGCGGCCCGGAACGGCGTCCTCGTGAAGGGCGGCCCGCACCTCGAATCGATGGGGTCGGTCGAAGCCGTCGCGTTCGACAAGACCGGGACGCTCACCGCGGGCGAGTTGGCCGTGACCGACGTGGTTGCGCTCAACGGCAACGACGAGACCGACGTGCTTCGGTGCGCCCACGACCTCGAGCGCCGGAGCGAACACCCCCTCGCGGAGGCAATCGTGGAATACGCACACGACCACGGCGACCCCCACGACGAGGAGGGCCACGACCGAGAAATCGAGAACTTCGAGAGTCTGACCGGCAAGGGCGTCCGCGCGGACCTCGGCGGGACGACCCACTACGCCGGAAAGCCCGCGCTGTTCTCCGAGTTGGGCTTCGACCTCGAACACGTCCATCTCTCGACCGACGGTGGACAACTCGCGGAGGCGGCCGACAGCAAGTGCGCCGACCGCGAGGACTGCCTCGACCTGCTCGCTGACGTGGTGCCCCGGTTCCAGCGCGAGGGCAAGACCGTGGTGCTGGTCGGGACCGAAGACGAGTTGGAGGGCGTCCTCGCCGTCGCCGACGAGGTTCGGCCCGCCGCGCGCGAGACGGTCGCGCGCTTGCAGGAGTTCGGCATCGAGACGGTCATGCTCACGGGCGACAACGAGGGCACCGCCCGCGCGGTGGCCGAGGAAGTCGGCGTCGACGAGTTCCGGGCCGAACTTCTGCCCGAGCAGAAGGTCGAAGCCGTCGAGGAACTGACCGACCGCCACGACTCGGTGGCGATGGTCGGCGACGGCGTGAACGACGCGCCCGCGCTCGCCGCCGCGACGGTCGGCGTGGCGATGGGCGCGGCCGGGACCGACACCGCCATCGAGACGGCCGACATCGCGCTTCTGGGCGACGACCTCCGGAAGGTTCCCTATCTCTACCGACTCTCGCGGAAAGCCAACGGCGTCATCCGACAGAACATCTGGGCGAGTCTCGCGGTCAAGGCGGTGCTTGCGGTCGGCGCGCCACTCGGACTCGTCTCGGTGGCGATGGCTATCGTCGTCGGCGACATGGGGATGAGCCTCGGCGTGACCGGCAACGCGATGCGACTGGCGCGGGTGGACCCGGAGGAGTAG
- a CDS encoding histone family protein, with translation MSVELPFAPVDTIIRRNAGELRVSADAAEELARRIQRHGAELAVDAAEHATTDGRKTLMSEDFGVGQVVDKDDLELPVAPVDRIARLEIDDSYRVAMDARIALADILEDYADNVAKAAAVLARHADRRTVKAEDIDTYFELFE, from the coding sequence ATGAGCGTCGAGTTGCCGTTCGCGCCGGTCGATACGATTATCAGACGAAACGCGGGCGAACTCAGGGTCAGCGCGGACGCCGCCGAGGAACTCGCGCGGCGGATTCAGCGCCACGGGGCCGAACTCGCGGTCGACGCCGCCGAACACGCCACCACCGACGGTCGCAAGACCCTGATGAGCGAGGACTTCGGCGTCGGACAGGTCGTGGACAAAGACGACCTCGAACTCCCAGTCGCGCCCGTAGACCGCATCGCGCGACTCGAAATCGACGACAGCTACCGGGTGGCGATGGACGCCCGAATCGCGCTCGCGGACATCTTGGAGGACTACGCGGACAACGTTGCCAAGGCCGCGGCCGTCCTCGCACGCCACGCCGACCGGCGAACTGTTAAGGCCGAGGACATCGATACGTACTTCGAACTCTTCGAATGA
- a CDS encoding dihydroneopterin aldolase family protein — protein sequence MDASDPDADATEPTDGELACFEAGIKFGALYHQFAGTPVSPESAPSLETAIEESIENQPFCEDVSVEILTEKLAAEIDHVPASDSEGELGGGSLAEGEEASSGGYTELTGRFLEVEILVEYEGVEVLTRMEMEDGYPLMKVESVD from the coding sequence ATGGACGCCAGCGACCCCGACGCCGACGCGACCGAACCCACCGACGGCGAGTTGGCCTGCTTCGAGGCGGGCATCAAGTTCGGCGCGCTCTACCACCAGTTCGCCGGGACGCCCGTCAGTCCCGAGAGCGCGCCGAGTCTCGAAACCGCCATCGAGGAGTCCATCGAGAACCAACCATTCTGCGAGGACGTGAGCGTCGAGATTCTGACCGAGAAGTTGGCCGCGGAAATCGACCACGTTCCCGCGAGCGATAGCGAGGGGGAACTCGGAGGAGGCAGTCTCGCCGAAGGCGAGGAAGCGTCCTCAGGTGGCTACACGGAACTCACGGGCCGGTTCCTCGAAGTCGAAATTCTCGTGGAGTACGAGGGCGTCGAAGTCCTCACCCGGATGGAGATGGAGGACGGCTATCCGCTGATGAAAGTCGAGTCGGTGGACTAA
- a CDS encoding translation initiation factor IF-2 subunit beta, whose translation MDYASNLDRAMDATPDFEGQSERFSYPDAAAQKDGAFTRLTNLSDIADALSRDPEHIHSALQRELGTNGKLEDGRARYNGTFSGSDFDAALESYVQEFVLCSECGLPDTRLVRENRNLMLRCDACGAFRPVTKRSTSTQNQNREAVEEGATYEVKITGTGRKGDGVAEKGKYTIFVPGAQEGDVVQVYIKNISGNLAFARLA comes from the coding sequence ATGGACTACGCATCTAACCTCGACCGAGCGATGGACGCCACACCCGACTTCGAGGGTCAGAGCGAGCGATTCAGCTACCCCGACGCCGCCGCGCAGAAGGACGGCGCGTTCACGCGACTCACGAACCTGAGCGACATCGCCGACGCGCTCAGCCGCGACCCCGAACACATCCATAGCGCGCTCCAGCGCGAACTCGGGACCAACGGGAAACTCGAAGACGGCCGCGCACGCTACAACGGGACCTTCTCCGGGTCGGACTTCGACGCGGCGCTCGAAAGCTACGTCCAAGAGTTCGTCCTCTGTTCGGAGTGTGGCCTGCCGGACACCCGCCTCGTCCGGGAGAACCGCAACCTGATGCTCCGATGTGACGCCTGCGGTGCGTTCCGGCCGGTCACCAAACGCTCGACTTCGACCCAGAACCAGAACCGCGAAGCCGTCGAAGAGGGCGCCACCTACGAGGTCAAGATTACCGGCACCGGCCGGAAGGGTGACGGCGTGGCCGAGAAGGGCAAGTACACCATCTTCGTCCCCGGTGCCCAAGAGGGCGACGTGGTGCAAGTCTACATCAAGAACATCAGCGGCAATCTGGCGTTCGCGCGACTGGCCTAA
- the azf gene encoding NAD-dependent glucose-6-phosphate dehydrogenase Azf produces the protein MDEPVLLTGAEGRVGQAILSDLSGEYEWRLLDRDPPTRDTDHEFVVADITDEEAVRDAMEGVGAVVHLAGDPRPEAPWNSVLTNNIDGTRNVLEAAVEEGVEKVAFASSNHAVGAYETDERTPDLYRPHDEYRLDGSEFPRPGNLYGVSKATGEVLGRYYHDEHDLSVVCVRIGNLTKNHPPKDYERGQAMWLSHRDCAHLFDRCIRADYDFEIVYGISDNDRKYYSIERAREVLGYDPQDNSAEFPNAECSTSD, from the coding sequence ATGGACGAACCAGTCCTGCTTACGGGCGCGGAAGGCCGCGTCGGGCAGGCCATCCTCTCGGACCTCTCGGGGGAGTACGAGTGGCGACTGCTCGACCGGGACCCGCCGACCCGCGACACCGACCACGAGTTCGTCGTCGCCGACATCACCGACGAGGAGGCCGTCCGCGACGCGATGGAGGGCGTCGGCGCGGTCGTACACCTCGCTGGCGACCCCCGTCCCGAAGCGCCGTGGAACAGCGTTCTGACCAACAACATCGACGGCACGCGCAACGTCTTGGAGGCCGCAGTCGAGGAGGGCGTCGAGAAGGTGGCGTTCGCCTCCTCGAACCACGCGGTCGGCGCGTACGAAACCGACGAGCGCACTCCAGACCTCTACCGCCCGCACGACGAGTATCGACTCGACGGCTCCGAGTTCCCCCGGCCCGGCAACCTCTACGGCGTCAGCAAGGCGACCGGCGAGGTTCTGGGTCGGTACTACCACGACGAACACGACCTGAGCGTCGTCTGCGTCCGCATCGGCAACCTGACGAAGAACCACCCGCCGAAGGATTACGAGCGCGGACAGGCGATGTGGCTCTCTCACCGGGACTGCGCCCACCTCTTCGACCGATGCATCCGAGCGGACTACGACTTCGAAATCGTCTACGGCATCTCGGACAACGACCGGAAGTACTACTCCATCGAGCGCGCCCGTGAGGTCTTGGGCTACGACCCGCAGGACAACTCCGCGGAGTTCCCGAACGCGGAGTGTTCAACGAGCGACTAA
- a CDS encoding DUF309 domain-containing protein codes for MRDHLRAGVAIYNDGEFHAAHDAWEDQWLELDAGTDDECFLHGLIQFTAAVHHAHGANWPGVKGLAESAVLYLADLPDDYRAVNVGEVRAYLRRVAADPEHVERAAPPELTHEDVALLPEDLRFESAAVAADVLAEEYGYDEGVMESAIAYARDDLNSERATSQFVTFVMDFARDAANRGIIFQRLEGAVGKRRHEEEDVEGLFD; via the coding sequence ATGAGAGACCACCTCCGGGCCGGAGTCGCCATCTACAACGACGGCGAGTTTCACGCGGCCCACGACGCGTGGGAGGACCAGTGGCTCGAACTCGACGCCGGGACCGACGACGAGTGTTTCCTCCACGGTCTCATCCAGTTCACGGCCGCGGTCCACCACGCTCACGGCGCGAACTGGCCGGGCGTGAAGGGTCTCGCCGAGAGCGCGGTTCTCTACCTCGCGGACCTGCCCGACGACTACCGCGCGGTCAACGTCGGCGAGGTTCGGGCGTACCTCCGGCGGGTCGCCGCCGACCCCGAACACGTCGAACGCGCCGCGCCGCCCGAACTAACCCACGAGGACGTGGCGCTTCTGCCCGAGGACCTGCGCTTCGAGTCGGCCGCAGTCGCGGCCGACGTGCTGGCCGAGGAGTACGGCTACGACGAGGGCGTGATGGAGTCGGCCATCGCATACGCGCGAGACGACTTGAATAGTGAGCGCGCAACCAGCCAGTTCGTGACGTTCGTGATGGACTTCGCGCGGGACGCGGCGAATCGGGGCATCATCTTCCAGCGACTGGAGGGCGCGGTGGGCAAGCGCCGACACGAGGAAGAGGACGTGGAAGGGTTGTTCGACTGA
- a CDS encoding single-stranded DNA binding protein: protein MGAIEDVYADLDADVSLEEFREVVEEKVEQMGGLADEETAAMLVAHEMDEEGGEVESVADIEPGMEEVKFVAKVVGVDDVRTFERDDEDREDGRVLNVEVADETGSIRITFWDKQADAGSDELEVGDTLRVAGRPKEGYNGVEVNVDKAEPDDETDVDVQVRDTYRVEDLSLGLSDVNLRGKVLDTDDVRTFDRDDGSEGKVANLKLGDSTGRIRVTLWDERTEHAEEFAPGVSVEVVDGYVRERDGSLELHVGNRGAVEEIDEDVEYVPDTADIADLEIGDEVDVGGVVRETQEKRTFDRDDGSEGQVRNIRVQDETGDLRVALWGEKADEDIAPGDEVQLADIEIQDGWQDDIEGSAGWRSTVTVLGEAAAAGGVNAGSSENASGGDSADDGGSSAGLGAFGGDGDDGGPDAAASGSASDGASNDASEYVEFTGTVVQAGDPIILDDGQETVSVDSSADVTLGQKVTARGELHDGTLDAEDVF, encoded by the coding sequence ATGGGCGCGATAGAGGACGTTTACGCCGACCTCGACGCCGACGTATCTCTGGAGGAGTTCCGCGAGGTGGTCGAGGAGAAAGTCGAGCAGATGGGCGGTCTCGCCGACGAGGAGACGGCCGCGATGCTCGTCGCCCACGAGATGGACGAGGAGGGTGGCGAGGTAGAGAGCGTCGCGGACATCGAACCGGGCATGGAGGAGGTGAAGTTCGTCGCCAAGGTCGTCGGCGTCGACGACGTTCGGACCTTCGAACGCGACGACGAGGACCGCGAGGACGGCCGGGTTCTCAACGTCGAAGTCGCCGACGAAACCGGGTCGATACGCATCACGTTCTGGGACAAGCAGGCCGACGCCGGGAGCGACGAACTCGAAGTCGGCGACACCCTCCGCGTCGCGGGCCGACCCAAGGAGGGGTACAACGGCGTCGAAGTCAACGTGGACAAGGCCGAACCCGACGACGAGACCGACGTGGACGTACAGGTTCGGGACACCTACCGCGTCGAGGACCTCTCGCTCGGTCTCTCGGACGTGAACCTCCGCGGGAAGGTGCTGGATACCGACGACGTGCGCACGTTCGACCGCGACGACGGGTCTGAGGGGAAAGTCGCCAATCTCAAACTCGGCGACTCCACCGGTCGCATCCGGGTGACGCTCTGGGACGAGCGAACCGAACACGCCGAGGAGTTCGCCCCCGGCGTCTCCGTCGAAGTCGTGGACGGCTACGTCCGGGAGCGAGACGGGAGTCTGGAACTCCACGTCGGCAACCGCGGCGCGGTCGAGGAGATAGACGAGGACGTGGAGTACGTCCCCGACACCGCCGACATCGCGGACCTCGAAATCGGCGACGAGGTGGACGTTGGCGGCGTCGTGCGCGAGACCCAAGAGAAGCGTACGTTCGACCGCGACGACGGCTCTGAGGGGCAGGTCCGGAACATCCGGGTGCAGGACGAGACCGGCGACCTGCGGGTCGCGCTCTGGGGCGAGAAGGCCGACGAGGACATCGCGCCCGGCGACGAAGTTCAGCTGGCCGACATCGAGATTCAGGACGGGTGGCAAGACGACATCGAAGGCTCTGCCGGATGGCGGTCTACCGTCACCGTCCTCGGCGAGGCCGCCGCCGCAGGCGGTGTGAACGCCGGGAGTAGCGAGAACGCCAGCGGCGGCGATAGCGCCGACGACGGCGGAAGTAGCGCCGGTCTCGGTGCGTTCGGCGGCGACGGAGACGACGGCGGACCCGACGCCGCGGCGTCCGGGTCCGCCAGCGACGGCGCGAGTAACGACGCTAGCGAATACGTCGAGTTCACGGGCACCGTCGTACAGGCGGGCGACCCGATAATTCTGGACGACGGCCAAGAGACGGTCAGCGTCGATTCGAGCGCCGACGTGACCCTCGGTCAGAAAGTGACGGCGCGCGGCGAGTTACACGACGGGACCCTCGACGCCGAAGACGTGTTTTAG
- a CDS encoding CBS domain-containing protein: MEDIFVGRLMSSPVETVTPDTQVHVAAERMIDEGIGSVIVTDESGELEGILTATDFVHLAAEQRDIDATVENYMTTDVTTTDANTEVRDIADLMIKEGFHHVPVVDETEGVVGIVTTTDITAYMSHVQTPSPS, from the coding sequence ATGGAGGACATTTTTGTCGGACGACTCATGTCGTCTCCGGTCGAGACTGTCACGCCAGACACGCAGGTCCACGTCGCCGCCGAGCGAATGATAGACGAGGGCATCGGGTCGGTCATCGTGACCGACGAGAGCGGCGAGTTGGAAGGTATCCTCACCGCAACCGACTTCGTTCACCTCGCGGCCGAACAGCGAGACATCGACGCGACGGTGGAGAACTACATGACGACCGATGTGACGACGACCGACGCGAACACGGAAGTCCGTGACATCGCCGACCTGATGATAAAGGAGGGATTCCACCACGTCCCCGTCGTGGACGAGACGGAGGGCGTCGTCGGTATCGTCACGACGACGGACATCACCGCCTACATGTCCCACGTCCAGACCCCGAGTCCGTCGTAA
- a CDS encoding DUF5790 family protein gives MSQSTLDEDELFGEAASEVREDVEASLREAAAALPDADEIWNVDADNTLGALNALRSALDTGDAEDALRDAKKWYTMGKRADAFEDADDLEAEIRHVEETIEDVESAKAQVGDLTSTIPGLKNALEDIQAEAEEADEGAETDEAEADDAEEDAEDESADAEEAEAAE, from the coding sequence ATGAGCCAATCGACACTCGACGAGGACGAGCTGTTCGGCGAGGCCGCCAGCGAGGTCCGCGAGGACGTGGAGGCGAGTCTCCGGGAGGCGGCCGCGGCGCTCCCCGACGCCGACGAAATCTGGAACGTCGATGCCGACAACACCCTCGGTGCGCTCAACGCGCTTCGGTCGGCGCTCGACACCGGAGACGCCGAGGATGCCCTCCGAGACGCCAAGAAGTGGTACACGATGGGCAAGCGCGCCGACGCCTTCGAGGATGCCGACGACCTCGAAGCCGAAATCCGGCACGTCGAAGAGACCATCGAGGACGTAGAGAGCGCCAAAGCGCAGGTCGGCGACCTCACCAGCACGATTCCCGGTCTCAAGAACGCGCTGGAGGACATCCAAGCCGAAGCGGAGGAAGCTGACGAGGGGGCCGAGACCGACGAGGCGGAAGCCGACGACGCCGAGGAAGACGCTGAAGACGAGTCGGCCGACGCCGAGGAAGCCGAGGCCGCGGAGTAA
- a CDS encoding creatininase family protein, whose protein sequence is MDLFDSTWTDADAAATDLALLPVGSTEQHGPHAPLGTDVLTAEAVAEAGAAAYDDEVVVAPAIPVGVAEEHRQFTGTLWVSESTFRDYVRETVASLAHHGWDRVVLVNGHGGNVGALREVAGTIARYDAAYAVPFTWFEAVGDHSDEMGHGGPLETAMLRHVAPDLVREERIEQAREGASDGWGEWVSYANLAFDSAEFTENGVVGDPAEGPPERGEELLSLAGEALVSLLEAVASRDVTLPPHK, encoded by the coding sequence ATGGACCTCTTCGACTCGACGTGGACTGACGCCGACGCCGCGGCGACCGACCTCGCGCTCCTGCCGGTCGGAAGCACCGAACAGCACGGCCCGCACGCGCCGCTGGGGACCGACGTGCTGACCGCCGAGGCGGTCGCCGAGGCGGGCGCGGCGGCTTACGACGACGAGGTAGTCGTCGCGCCAGCGATTCCGGTCGGCGTGGCCGAAGAACACCGCCAGTTCACCGGGACGCTGTGGGTCTCCGAATCGACGTTCCGGGACTACGTTCGAGAGACGGTCGCCAGCCTCGCCCACCACGGATGGGACCGAGTGGTTCTCGTGAACGGACACGGCGGCAACGTCGGCGCGCTCCGGGAAGTCGCGGGCACCATCGCGCGCTACGACGCGGCCTACGCCGTCCCGTTCACGTGGTTCGAGGCGGTCGGCGACCACAGCGACGAGATGGGCCACGGCGGACCGCTCGAAACCGCGATGCTCCGGCACGTCGCTCCGGACCTCGTGCGCGAAGAGCGAATCGAACAAGCCCGCGAGGGGGCCAGCGACGGCTGGGGCGAGTGGGTCAGCTACGCGAATCTGGCGTTCGACTCGGCGGAGTTCACGGAGAACGGTGTCGTCGGCGACCCCGCAGAGGGACCGCCCGAACGCGGCGAGGAGTTGCTGTCGTTGGCTGGCGAGGCACTGGTGTCGTTGCTGGAAGCCGTCGCGTCACGGGACGTGACGCTACCACCGCACAAGTAG
- a CDS encoding DUF5789 family protein encodes MSDSGDDDRTLGLDFSNVEDDLESEDYPISADELLDRYGDREIGTEDGSESFGEVLVTGGDEEFESADEVKQTVLNRVGGEAVGRRGYSDRGAGNEGENTDESF; translated from the coding sequence ATGAGTGACTCCGGCGACGACGACCGAACGCTCGGTCTCGACTTCAGCAACGTCGAAGACGACCTCGAAAGCGAGGACTACCCCATCTCCGCCGACGAACTGCTCGACCGCTACGGCGACCGCGAAATCGGCACCGAGGACGGCTCGGAGTCGTTCGGCGAGGTGCTGGTGACGGGCGGCGACGAGGAGTTCGAGTCCGCCGACGAGGTGAAACAGACGGTCCTCAACCGCGTCGGCGGCGAGGCCGTGGGTCGGCGGGGCTACTCCGACAGAGGGGCCGGAAACGAGGGTGAGAACACGGACGAGTCGTTCTAG